In the genome of Panthera uncia isolate 11264 chromosome B3 unlocalized genomic scaffold, Puncia_PCG_1.0 HiC_scaffold_1, whole genome shotgun sequence, one region contains:
- the RTL1 gene encoding LOW QUALITY PROTEIN: retrotransposon-like protein 1 (The sequence of the model RefSeq protein was modified relative to this genomic sequence to represent the inferred CDS: inserted 2 bases in 1 codon) — protein MIEPSEDSFETMMERKNPSSKQMESSEGSSNTTVETSGSGAREAEGPAGGPAQEMKELPIDLRQDMEGPSSGPRREIKDPPNDLLQDLEESRNGSRQQVGDPSSEAPGGMEGASDDPWGARDEEADDTDLASTREEGRLEEDSETSEFMATVRSIISLYLRMQDLREQQRVAEEILMKGIHAGQLPVPSRFSGDRREYHEFIVLCQLILQSYPRMFCNDRLRVGYVICHLSGMALEWATALVQEGSPLIDDFPAFLEAMSGMFEYRQALRVAEDAMFNIRQGTRTATEYINEFQGLVPTLGWSDEVLQAHLCQGLNEEIRHYLFRVPQPDSLDSLIVLVLQIEEKLAERRAMLRLPPEARPRNLTWVDSPAPERWMVSSWLSRDRRPVISRDHLFMLLLIRVNPYHSVAVQALVDSGAGGNYMDERFAQEHYVELYEKPYPQMVQSVDGSLVGNEPVWLHTEPLVCIHQNHQEPIEFDIVPSPNFSVILGVNWLRTHSPEVDWIKGRCTFHSPYCLQKCFRPPPPCIALERHAISLLPGLPPLYSDLADVFNPKEADDETSDQPSSDGSDDLSESEPSELQQAGDSDHSETFYECPSIAPWEPVGARVQESARPRDEYWDPQDMLTNRQDYVQMIPELFDQLHGATWFTKLELRGTIVEESASIRQAEDVWRTAFGFEPQETESYQPFPLSSDPTIPQDVVHFILKDMLGYFVLSYGQDVLIYSMSQEEHFQHVRQVLVRFRHHRVYCSLDRSQFHRHTVEFLGFVITPKGVKLNKRIVTTVTGYPTPGSKKSLQHLIEFIFPYRHFVERFTSIAEPLARQLLTSDAFSWGDEEQEAFECLKRAFRKAPLLHHPKPQNPFYLETGATKTALHASLVQIDDQTGKRVSCAFYSRNISAIEVAYSQLEMKILPIRAAFTVWCRYLENTEEPIMILLNTEDLASLNNDRLTVLLPGHWVFFFSHFHFDVMERPEQDGGRPLPPARNLNRRPCRRNTAARARPPFATGGAPREQSLDSGEEEEEEEENEDAPKQDAPTGRNLQQEFLALIPIDQILNSFLAHFSVAQIRAVLLHFFRGLLFWKDTLAVAALLVLLRLKRRLSPRPAPPXALARPPRRWLRLGQAAALFADSGIATAAAAQLLAQAPRPVGTSAVPAEELGGLLPGPQRALRPLTLRGLRFAPGFWLMLCESFGVRVGPPGGARPLPGGPRRLELHVGDEDVVSREALQDDLQRYRQCGLHDGLQDTSQDEPESDVREAALRPRRHLPAPSEVLAFLSRQLPRALGGAGGRPTPLGQEQAARALIRFLTAVYTPAGQPPEGARMEEPPAGEDDASPE, from the exons ATGATAGAACCCTCTGAAGACTCATTTGAGACGATGATGGAGCGTAAGAATCCATCATCAAAACAAATGGAGTCCTCCGAGGGCTCATCCAACACCACCGTGGAGACATCAGGCAGCGGCGCGAGGGAGGCGGAGGGGCCGGCCGGGGGCCCGGCCCAAGAAATGAAAGAGCTGCCCATTGATCTCCGCCAAGACATGGAGGGGCCATCCAGTGGCCCACGTAGGGAAATAAAGGATCCACCCAATGACCTACTCCAAGACCTGGAGGAGTCACGCAATGGTTCACGTCAGCAAGTGGGGGATCCATCCAGCGAGGCACCTGGCGGGATGGAAGGAGCATCAGACGACCCATGGGGAGCCCGAGACGAGGAAGCCGACGACACTGACCTGGCCAGCACGAGAGAGGAGGGGCGCCTCGAGGAGGATTCCGAGACCTCGGAGTTCATGGCCACGGTGAGATCCATCATCTCGCTGTACCTCCGCATGCAAGACCTCAGAGAGCAACAGAGAGTGGCGGAAGAGATCTTGATGAAAGGAATCCACGCAGGCCAACTGCCCGTCCCGTCCCGCTTCTCTGGCGATCGCAGGGAATACCACGAGTTCATCGTGCTCTGCCAGCTGATCCTGCAGAGCTACCCGAGAATGTTCTGCAACGACCGGCTGCGAGTGGGGTACGTCATCTGTCACCTCTCGGGCATGGCCTTAGAGTGGGCCACAGCGCTGGTGCAAGAAGGCAGCCCCCTGATCGACGACTTCCCGGCCTTCCTAGAGGCCATGTCAGGTATGTTCGAGTACCGACAGGCACTGCGTGTGGCGGAAGACGCCATGTTCAACATCAGGCAGGGGACTCGCACCGCCACGGAGTACATCAACGAGTTCCAGGGCCTGGTACCCACCTTGGGCTGGTCGGATGAGGTCCTGCAAGCCCACCTGTGCCAGGGGCTCAACGAGGAGATCCGGCACTATCTGTTCAGGGTCCCTCAGCCGGACTCGCTGGACAGCCTGATTGTGCTCGTCCTGCAGATCGAAGAGAAGCTGGCAGAGAGGAGGGCAATGCTCAGGCTGCCCCCAGAGGCCCGCCCGCGGAACCTGACCTGGGTCGACTCACCTGCCCCAGAGAGGTGGATGGTGAGCAGCTGGCTGTCCCGTGACCGCCGCCCCGTCATCAGCCGCGACCATCTCTTCATGCTGCTCCTGATCAGAGTGAACCCCTACCACAGTGTCGCGGTTCAGGCCCTGGTGGACTCGGGGGCAGGCGGCAACTACATGGATGAGAGGTTTGCCCAAGAGCACTACGTCGAGCTCTACGAGAAGCCCTATCCGCAGATGGTCCAAAGCGTGGACGGCTCCCTGGTCGGCAACGAACCTGTCTGGCTCCACACGGAGCCCCTGGTGTGCATTCACCAGAACCACCAGGAGCCCATCGAATTCGACATCGTTCCGTCCCCCAACTTCTCCGTGATACTAGGCGTCAACTGGCTCAGGACCCACAGCCCCGAAGTCGACTGGATCAAAGGCCGCTGCACCTTCCACTCTCCCTACTGTCTGCAGAAGTGCTTCCGCCCGCCCCCGCCATGCATCGCGCTGGAAAGGCATGCCATAAGCCTGCTGCCCGGACTGCCGCCCCTGTACTCCGACCTGGCCGACGTGTTTAACCCGAAGGAAGCAGATGATGAGACTTCCGACCAGCCAAGCTCAGACGGATCCGATGATCTTTCTGAATCAGAGCCCTCTGAGCTTCAGCAGGCTGGAGACAGTGATCACAGCGAGACCTTTTACGAATGTCCTTCCATCGCGCCGTGGGAACCTGTGGGTGCCAGGGTGCAAGAAAGTGCCAGGCCGCGGGATGAATACTGGGACCCGCAGGACATGCTGACCAACAGACAGGACTACGTACAGATGATCCCAGAACTGTTCGACCAGTTACACGGAGCGACATGGTTCACAAAGCTGGAGCTGCGGGGCACCATCGTGGAGGAAAGCGCGAGCATTCGCCAAGCGGAAGATGTATGGAGAACGGCGTTTGGGTTCGAGCCTCAAGAGACAGAGAGTTACCAGCCCTTCCCGCTATCCTCAGACCCTACCATCCCGCAGGACGTGGTCCACTTTATCCTAAAGGACATGCTAGGCTACTTCGTGCTCTCCTACGGGCAGGACGTCCTGATCTACTCCATGAGCCAGGAGGAGCACTTCCAACACGTGCGACAAGTCCTGGTGCGTTTCCGCCACCACCGCGTCTACTGCTCCCTGGACAGAAGCCAGTTCCACCGACACACCGTCGAGTTCCTGGGGTTCGTCATAACCCCCAAAGGGGTGAAGCTAAACAAGAGGATTGTGACCACCGTGACAGGCTACCCCACCCCTGGCTCTAAGAAGTCCCTGCAACACCTGATCGAATTCATCTTCCCCTACCGGCACTTTGTGGAGCGCTTCACCAGCATCGCGGAGCCGCTGGCCCGGCAGCTGCTGACCAGCGACGCGTTCTCCTGGGGGGACGAGGAGCAGGAGGCCTTCGAGTGCCTGAAGCGGGCTTTCCGCAAGGCGCCCCTCCTGCACCACCCCAAGCCGCAGAACCCCTTCTACTTGGAAACGGGAGCCACCAAGACGGCTCTGCACGCCTCCCTCGTCCAAATAGACGACCAAACCGGCAAGAGGGTCTCCTGCGCCTTCTACTCGCGCAACATCTCGGCTATCGAAGTGGCCTACTCTCAACTGGAGATGAAGATCCTTCCAATAAGGGCTGCCTTCACGGTATGGTGCCGCTACCTGGAGAACACCGAGGAGCCCATCATGATCCTTCTCAACACAGAGGATCTAGCCTCTCTGAATAATGACAGGCTCACCGTACTTCTCCCCGGCCACTGGGTCTTCTTCTTCTCACACTTCCACTTCGACGTCATGGAGCGCCCCGAGCAAGACGGGGGCCGGCCTCTGCCGCCCGCGAGAAACCTCAACCGACGGCCTTGCCGGCGCAACACCGCCGCCCGGGCAAGGCCGCCGTTCGCGACGGGGGGCGCCCCCCGGGAGCAGTCGCTAGACtccggggaggaggaggaggaggaggaggagaacgaAGACGCACCTAAGCAGGACGCGCCGACCGGGCGGAACCTGCAGCAAGAGTTCCTGGCCCTGATACCCATCGACCAAATCCTCAACAGCTTCCTCGCCCACTTCAGCGTGGCCCAGATCAGGGCGGTCCTTCTGCATTTCTTCCGCGGCCTCCTGTTCTGGAAGGACACCCTGGCCGTGGCGGCCCTCCTCGTGCTGCTGAGGCTGAAGCGCCGCCTCTCCCCGCGGCCCGCCCCCCC GGCGCTGGCCCGGCCGCCCAGGCGCTGGCTGCGCCTCGGCCAGGCCGCGGCCCTCTTCGCGGACAGCGGCATCGCCACCGCCGCCGCGGCTCAGCTCctcgcccaggcgccccgccccgtGGGCACCAGCGCCGTCCCGGCCGAGGAGCTGGGCGGGCTGCTCCCGGGCCCCCAGCGGGCCCTGCGCCCCCTGACCCTCCGGGGCCTGCGGTTCGCGCCCGGCTTCTGGCTGATGCTGTGCGAGTCCTTCGGGGTCAGAGTCGGCCCCCCGGGGGGCGCCCGCCCCCTCCCGGGAGGGCCCCGCCGCCTGGAGCTGCACGTCGGCGATGAGGATGTCGTCTCGCGAGAAGCCCTGCAAGACGACCTGCAACGTTACCGTCAGTGTGGCCTGCATGACGGCCTGCAAGACACCTCGCAGGACGAGCCAGAGAGCGACGTGCGCGAGGCGGCCCTGCGGCCCCGCCGACACCTGCCCGCGCCCTCTGAGGTCCTCGCCTTCCTGAGCCGACAGCTGCCCCGGGCCCTCGGCGGCGCCGGCGGGCGGCCCACCCCCCTGGGCCAGGAGCAGGCGGCCAGGGCCCTGATCCGCTTTCTGACCGCCGTCTACACGCCGGCGGGCCAGCCCCCGGAGGGCGCGAGGATGGAGGAGCCACCGGCTGGCGAGGACGACGCGAGCCCCGAGTGA